GGTCGACGGCGGCCCCTGCCGGGTCGGCACCGGCCTTGATGCCGCGCGGCATCTGCCGGAGCACATGGAGCAGCAGGAACTTGCGGAGCGGGGAGGGTTTGCCGCGCGCCCTCGACGCGAACGGGCGCAGCTTGAGGACGGCCTCGGAGGCGTCCCCGAGGTGGCGCGCCATCTGTTGCCCGTTCATCGTGCCCCACGCCGCCGCGTGCGCGGGAGTCAGGCGTTCGAGGCGCGCGACCAGCTCGTCGCGCACGGCGTCATCCGCGAGGTTCTTCATCAGGGACCCGGGTCAGGAGGGGAAGAGGGTGCGGGAGCTCACCAGAAGCCGTCGTCGTCCCGCGCCTTCACGGCGCGCACACGGGCCTTGGCGATCTTGCGG
Above is a genomic segment from Gemmatimonadota bacterium containing:
- a CDS encoding DUF1569 domain-containing protein yields the protein MKNLADDAVRDELVARLERLTPAHAAAWGTMNGQQMARHLGDASEAVLKLRPFASRARGKPSPLRKFLLLHVLRQMPRGIKAGADPAGAAVDPVNFTTDLERAVSLLRALAAATPEALVDRHPVLGPMSRANWMRWAWLHTDHHLRQFGV